One Candidatus Eisenbacteria bacterium DNA segment encodes these proteins:
- the acpS gene encoding holo-ACP synthase, translated as MVSVGVDIVEVRRVEEAIGRWGDRFLERIFTPGEIAYCRGVAHQAESFAVRFAAKEAFTKALKIGKISVWREVEVVRGEGPRPSVLLHGSARSLVGGRRVDVSLSHASSHAVAVVLIED; from the coding sequence ATGGTCTCGGTCGGCGTGGACATCGTCGAGGTGCGTCGCGTGGAGGAGGCGATCGGCCGCTGGGGCGACCGCTTCCTCGAACGCATCTTCACGCCCGGTGAGATCGCCTACTGCCGCGGTGTGGCCCACCAGGCGGAGTCCTTCGCCGTGCGGTTCGCCGCGAAGGAGGCCTTCACGAAGGCGCTCAAGATCGGAAAGATCTCGGTCTGGCGCGAGGTCGAGGTCGTCCGCGGCGAGGGCCCTCGCCCCTCGGTTCTCCTCCACGGCTCCGCCCGCTCGCTCGTCGGCGGACGCCGGGTCGATGTCTCCCTCTCCCACGCGTCCTCTCACGCCGTGGCCGTCGTGCTGATCGAGGACTGA
- a CDS encoding NAD(P)H-hydrate dehydratase has translation MRTPSAASRLVTAEEMARLDKAAIETRGIPSLTLMERAGKESARAIVAWWRSAAGTRRRPAAASGSRASAPARGGPMGRPGAALGPVLVFCGRGNNGGDGFVAARHLKAAGFTPRAIVAADEESLSPDARTNLDACFKARIPVTFLPDRRAWGVGSEVAIAAESAVFLVDALLGTGTRGAPREAIAAAIELMTLSQKPIASIDIPSGVDATTGHASIPSIRADLTLTLGLPKTGLALEPGREHAGEIQVIDIGIPPDLVDALRPSVVSATAAWARALLPKRPAHAHKGSAGRVLVIGGSAGMMGAVALASHSALRAGAGYSVAAVPQSCVDVLETRVAEVVKRGCAETAQRSLAAEALEAILPEAQRADAVAIGPGLSRDPDTERLVWELLDEVESPVVLDADGLNAFEGKGLRRAHGPLIVTPHYGEASRLGGVAIGDVARDPMGWARGFAAASGAIVCLKSVPMITVVPGETVILNSTGNPGMATAGAGDVLTGTIAGLLAQGMDAGEAAGVGCFVHGLAGDIAARRLGRRGLTAGDIRDALPAALVALESGALDEPGAGIGVESGSEDWL, from the coding sequence GTGCGGACTCCGTCCGCCGCTTCCCGCCTCGTCACCGCCGAGGAGATGGCTCGCCTCGACAAGGCCGCCATCGAGACGCGAGGGATTCCGTCCCTCACGCTGATGGAGCGCGCGGGGAAGGAATCGGCGCGCGCCATCGTCGCCTGGTGGAGGTCGGCCGCGGGGACGCGCCGCAGGCCGGCCGCCGCGAGCGGCTCGCGGGCGAGCGCTCCCGCGCGCGGCGGTCCGATGGGCCGTCCCGGAGCCGCGCTCGGCCCGGTGCTCGTCTTCTGCGGTCGCGGCAACAACGGCGGGGACGGATTCGTCGCCGCACGGCATCTCAAGGCCGCGGGGTTCACGCCGCGGGCGATCGTGGCCGCCGACGAGGAGTCGCTCTCCCCCGACGCGCGCACGAACCTCGATGCGTGCTTCAAGGCCCGCATTCCGGTGACCTTCCTCCCGGACCGGCGCGCGTGGGGCGTGGGTAGCGAGGTGGCGATCGCGGCCGAGAGCGCGGTGTTCCTCGTCGACGCGCTCCTCGGCACCGGGACCCGGGGCGCTCCCCGCGAGGCGATCGCCGCCGCGATCGAGCTCATGACCCTCTCCCAGAAGCCGATCGCCTCGATCGACATCCCTTCCGGTGTCGACGCCACGACCGGGCACGCGTCCATTCCCTCGATCCGCGCCGACCTGACGCTGACGCTGGGGCTTCCGAAGACCGGCCTCGCGCTCGAGCCCGGGCGGGAGCACGCGGGCGAGATCCAGGTGATCGACATCGGAATTCCTCCCGACCTCGTGGACGCGCTCCGCCCGTCCGTGGTCTCGGCGACCGCCGCATGGGCGCGCGCCCTCCTTCCGAAGCGCCCCGCTCACGCGCACAAGGGTTCCGCGGGGCGGGTGCTGGTGATCGGCGGGAGCGCGGGGATGATGGGCGCGGTCGCGCTCGCGTCCCACTCGGCGCTCCGCGCGGGCGCCGGGTACTCGGTCGCCGCGGTGCCGCAGAGCTGTGTGGACGTGCTCGAGACGCGGGTGGCGGAGGTGGTGAAGCGGGGATGCGCGGAGACCGCGCAGCGCTCGCTCGCGGCCGAGGCGCTCGAGGCGATCCTCCCGGAAGCCCAGCGCGCCGACGCCGTGGCGATCGGCCCCGGGCTCTCCCGCGACCCCGATACCGAGCGCCTGGTATGGGAGCTCCTCGACGAGGTCGAGTCACCCGTCGTGCTGGACGCGGACGGCCTGAACGCGTTCGAGGGGAAGGGGCTCCGGCGGGCGCACGGCCCGCTGATCGTGACCCCGCACTACGGCGAGGCCTCGCGCCTCGGGGGCGTCGCGATCGGAGACGTGGCGCGGGATCCGATGGGGTGGGCGCGCGGATTCGCGGCGGCGAGCGGCGCCATCGTATGCCTGAAGAGCGTTCCCATGATCACCGTCGTTCCCGGCGAAACCGTGATCCTGAACTCGACCGGGAATCCCGGGATGGCGACCGCCGGAGCCGGCGACGTGCTCACGGGCACGATCGCGGGACTCCTCGCGCAGGGGATGGACGCCGGAGAGGCCGCGGGCGTCGGATGCTTCGTGCATGGACTCGCGGGGGACATCGCGGCGCGCCGGCTCGGCCGTCGCGGCCTCACCGCGGGGGACATTCGCGACGCGCTGCCGGCGGCCTTGGTCGCGCTCGAGAGCGGCGCGCTCGACGAACCCGGAGCCGGGATCGGGGTCGAGTCGGGAAGCGAGGACTGGCTGTGA